The Papaver somniferum cultivar HN1 chromosome 3, ASM357369v1, whole genome shotgun sequence genome includes a region encoding these proteins:
- the LOC113357270 gene encoding serine/arginine-rich SC35-like splicing factor SCL28 isoform X2: protein MGRYRSRSRSYSPQRSRSPLPPPPRSSRSSKRGYDDEPRESYHRGSSSHRSYGSDRDRDSRRSSGPTGLLIRNISLDARVEDLRIPFERFGPVKDVYLPKNYYTGEPRGFGFVKFRNADDAAEAKHQMNHQVIGGREITIVYAEENRKTPQEMRKTTRVSSGRHGGGGYRRRSPPRSPRRRHRSYSRSPSPARRESRGRDRGSRDDYSPRRPISRSPGRSISRSPRRPISRSPGRSISRSPRRPISRSPERSVSKSPRRPISKSPRCSISKSPRRPISRSPPPRDERDYGSDRRSLSPPPAKVRSRSRSHEEDHRPDQRSPSPESKVHSPPRSSRDARDYVSPSPGVNGPSPSKSRSPSRSP from the exons ATGGGAAGATACAGAAGTAGAAGCAGAAGTTACAGTCCTCAACGGAGTAGAAgccctcttcctcctcctcctcgttCTTCTCGTAGTAGTAAGCGTGGTTACGATGATGAACCAAGAGAATCTTATCACAGAGGCAGTAGTAGTCACAGGTCTTATGGAAGCGATAGAGATAGAGATAGTAGACGTTCTTCTGGTCCTACTGGTTTACTTATTCGTAACATCTCCCTTGATGCCAG GGTTGAAGATCTGCGGATCCCATTTGAACGTTTTGGTCCTGTCAAGGATGTATATCTTCCTAAGAATTATTACACTGG AGAACCTCGAGGCTTTGGATTTGTTAAGTTTCGGAATGCTGATGATGCAGCTGAAGCCAAGCATCAAATGAACCATCAAGTCATTGGTGGGAGAGAGATTACAATTGTCTACGCTGAAGAAAACAGAAAAACTCCACAAGAAATGCGTAAGACCACTCGTGTCAG TAGTGGTCGACATGGAGGAGGGGGGTATAGAAGGCGATCACCACCAAGGTCCCCAAGACGTCGCCACCGCT CCTATTCAAGATCCCCTTCACCTGCTAGACGTGAATCAAG AGGCAGGGATCGTGGTTCGAGAGATGACTATTCTCCAAGACGTCCCATCTCAAGGTCACCCGGGCGGTCCATCTCAAGGTCACCAAGACGTCCCATCTCAAGGTCACCCGGGCGGTCCATCTCAAGGTCACCAAGACGTCCTATCTCAAGGTCACCTGAACGGTCCGTCTCCAAGTCACCAAGGCGTCCCATCTCCAAGTCGCCAAGATGTTCCATCTCCAAGTCACCAAGACGTCCTATCTCAAGGTCACCTCCTCCACGGGATGAGAGGGACTATGGATCTGACCGAAGGTCACTTAGCCCTCCACCAGCCAAAGTTCGAAGTCGATCAAGATCTCATGAAGAGGACCACAGGCCAGATCAGAGGTCACCGAGCCCTGAGTCTAAGGTTCATAGTCCACCAAGGTCCTCGCGTGATGCGAGGGACTATGTATCGCCGAGTCCAGGAGTTAATGGTCCGAGTCCCTCTAAATCTCGTTCACCCAGCCGCAG tCCATGA
- the LOC113357270 gene encoding serine/arginine-rich SC35-like splicing factor SCL28 isoform X1, translating into MGRYRSRSRSYSPQRSRSPLPPPPRSSRSSKRGYDDEPRESYHRGSSSHRSYGSDRDRDSRRSSGPTGLLIRNISLDARVEDLRIPFERFGPVKDVYLPKNYYTGEPRGFGFVKFRNADDAAEAKHQMNHQVIGGREITIVYAEENRKTPQEMRKTTRVSSSGRHGGGGYRRRSPPRSPRRRHRSYSRSPSPARRESRGRDRGSRDDYSPRRPISRSPGRSISRSPRRPISRSPGRSISRSPRRPISRSPERSVSKSPRRPISKSPRCSISKSPRRPISRSPPPRDERDYGSDRRSLSPPPAKVRSRSRSHEEDHRPDQRSPSPESKVHSPPRSSRDARDYVSPSPGVNGPSPSKSRSPSRSP; encoded by the exons ATGGGAAGATACAGAAGTAGAAGCAGAAGTTACAGTCCTCAACGGAGTAGAAgccctcttcctcctcctcctcgttCTTCTCGTAGTAGTAAGCGTGGTTACGATGATGAACCAAGAGAATCTTATCACAGAGGCAGTAGTAGTCACAGGTCTTATGGAAGCGATAGAGATAGAGATAGTAGACGTTCTTCTGGTCCTACTGGTTTACTTATTCGTAACATCTCCCTTGATGCCAG GGTTGAAGATCTGCGGATCCCATTTGAACGTTTTGGTCCTGTCAAGGATGTATATCTTCCTAAGAATTATTACACTGG AGAACCTCGAGGCTTTGGATTTGTTAAGTTTCGGAATGCTGATGATGCAGCTGAAGCCAAGCATCAAATGAACCATCAAGTCATTGGTGGGAGAGAGATTACAATTGTCTACGCTGAAGAAAACAGAAAAACTCCACAAGAAATGCGTAAGACCACTCGTGTCAG CAGTAGTGGTCGACATGGAGGAGGGGGGTATAGAAGGCGATCACCACCAAGGTCCCCAAGACGTCGCCACCGCT CCTATTCAAGATCCCCTTCACCTGCTAGACGTGAATCAAG AGGCAGGGATCGTGGTTCGAGAGATGACTATTCTCCAAGACGTCCCATCTCAAGGTCACCCGGGCGGTCCATCTCAAGGTCACCAAGACGTCCCATCTCAAGGTCACCCGGGCGGTCCATCTCAAGGTCACCAAGACGTCCTATCTCAAGGTCACCTGAACGGTCCGTCTCCAAGTCACCAAGGCGTCCCATCTCCAAGTCGCCAAGATGTTCCATCTCCAAGTCACCAAGACGTCCTATCTCAAGGTCACCTCCTCCACGGGATGAGAGGGACTATGGATCTGACCGAAGGTCACTTAGCCCTCCACCAGCCAAAGTTCGAAGTCGATCAAGATCTCATGAAGAGGACCACAGGCCAGATCAGAGGTCACCGAGCCCTGAGTCTAAGGTTCATAGTCCACCAAGGTCCTCGCGTGATGCGAGGGACTATGTATCGCCGAGTCCAGGAGTTAATGGTCCGAGTCCCTCTAAATCTCGTTCACCCAGCCGCAG tCCATGA